The following proteins are co-located in the Cloacibacillus sp. genome:
- a CDS encoding GntR family transcriptional regulator, translating into MNEGKIRVGAFLNLNDISRELGMSRTPLHDALFQLESEGFITIFPRRGVVVNALTLEKIRNIYEMLGALESAVIVLVAVRFRDSDADLMERYNQQMGKALDQNNFSVFYDANLKFHNVYLEMSDNAEMLHSIKIHPLRFSAQQDLC; encoded by the coding sequence ATGAATGAGGGAAAGATTCGTGTGGGCGCTTTTCTGAACCTCAACGATATCAGCAGGGAGCTGGGCATGAGCCGGACGCCGCTGCACGACGCGCTTTTTCAGCTTGAATCCGAAGGGTTTATTACTATATTCCCGCGGCGCGGAGTCGTGGTAAACGCGCTGACCCTTGAAAAGATACGCAATATCTATGAGATGCTGGGAGCCCTTGAGTCCGCGGTGATCGTCCTCGTGGCGGTCCGTTTCCGCGACAGCGACGCCGACCTGATGGAGAGATATAACCAGCAGATGGGCAAGGCGCTCGACCAGAACAATTTTTCCGTCTTTTACGACGCGAACCTTAAGTTCCACAACGTGTACCTTGAAATGTCGGACAACGCCGAGATGCTCCATTCAATTAAGATACACCCTCTACGATTTTCCGCGCAACAAGACCTTTGTTAA
- a CDS encoding glycyl-radical enzyme activating protein: MSKTGIIFDIKKYSIHDGPGTRTTVHLKGCPLACWWCHNPESQSVAPVVLFRGEKCIGCGSCVKSCHNGAISVRGGTLVTDDGLCDGCGKCCEVCPPEARELCGRHYTVDELMTQLHKDEIFFRDGGGVTFSGGEPFMQPEFLFEALDACGRAGYHRTLDTCGFVSKSVITDSVKRADLYLYDVKHMDPEKHKEYTGVDNVVILENLRAISEAGAKINIRVPFMPGLNSGDENMHALGRFVQPLKGITGVNILPYHTVAKGKHDRWHMEYKLSDLLPPTENQTRHAAGILEGYGLKVHIGG; encoded by the coding sequence TTGAGTAAGACGGGAATCATCTTTGACATAAAAAAATATTCGATACACGACGGCCCCGGTACGCGCACGACGGTACATCTCAAGGGATGCCCGCTGGCCTGCTGGTGGTGCCATAATCCGGAGAGCCAGTCGGTGGCGCCGGTGGTGCTTTTCCGCGGTGAGAAGTGCATCGGCTGCGGCTCCTGCGTCAAGAGCTGCCACAACGGCGCGATCTCCGTGCGGGGCGGGACCCTCGTGACGGACGACGGCCTCTGCGACGGCTGCGGCAAATGTTGCGAGGTCTGTCCGCCCGAAGCGCGCGAGCTCTGCGGCAGACACTATACCGTCGACGAACTGATGACGCAGCTCCACAAGGACGAGATATTCTTCCGCGACGGAGGCGGCGTGACCTTCTCCGGAGGCGAGCCCTTCATGCAGCCGGAGTTCCTCTTTGAGGCGCTGGATGCCTGCGGCCGGGCCGGTTATCACCGGACGCTCGACACCTGCGGCTTCGTGAGCAAAAGCGTTATCACGGATTCGGTGAAGCGCGCGGATCTTTACCTCTACGACGTGAAGCATATGGATCCGGAAAAACATAAGGAATACACCGGCGTGGACAACGTCGTGATCCTTGAGAATCTGCGGGCGATATCGGAGGCCGGCGCGAAGATCAACATCCGCGTCCCCTTTATGCCGGGGCTCAACAGCGGCGACGAAAACATGCACGCCCTCGGCAGATTCGTCCAGCCCCTCAAGGGAATCACGGGCGTCAACATCCTGCCCTACCACACGGTGGCGAAGGGCAAGCACGATCGCTGGCACATGGAATATAAGCTCAGCGACCTGCTGCCGCCTACAGAGAACCAGACGCGCCACGCGGCCGGTATCCTCGAGGGGTACGGCCTAAAGGTACATATCGGCGGATAA